One window of Panthera tigris isolate Pti1 chromosome C2, P.tigris_Pti1_mat1.1, whole genome shotgun sequence genomic DNA carries:
- the MYD88 gene encoding myeloid differentiation primary response protein MyD88 — protein MAAGGSRAGSASPIPSASSLPLAALNVRVRRRLSLFLNVRTQVAADWTALAEEMGFEYLEIRQLEAHADPMGKLLDDWQGRPGASVGRLLELLTKLGRDDVLVELGPSIEEDCQKYILKQQQEESEKPLQVAAVDSSDPRTSELAGITTLDDPLGQMPERFDAFICYCPSDIQFVQEMIRQLEQTDYRLKLCVSDRDVLPGTCVWSIASELIEKRCRRMVVVVSDDYLQSKECDFQTKFALSLSPGAHQKRLIPIKYKAMKKEFPSILRFITVCDYTNPCTKSWFWTRLAKALSLP, from the exons ATGGCCGCCGGAGGCTCCCGCGCGGGGTCCGCGTCCCCCATCCCCTCGGCGTCCTCCCTGCCTCTAGCTGCCCTCAACGTGCGAGTGCGGCGCCGCCTGTCGCTGTTCCTGAACGTGCGGACGCAGGTGGCGGCCGACTGGACGGCGCTGGCTGAGGAGATGGGCTTCGAGTACTTGGAGATCCGGCAGCTGGAGGCGCATGCCGACCCCATGGGCAAGCTCCTGGACGACTGGCAGGGACGCCCGGGAGCCTCGGTGGGCCGTCTGCTGGAGCTGCTCACCAAGCTGGGCCGCGATGACGTGCTGGTGGAACTGGGGCCCAGCATCG AGGAGGATTGCCAGAAGTATATTCTGAAACAGCAGCAGGAGGAGTCTGAGAAGCCCTTACAGGTGGCTGCTGTAGATAGCAGTGACCCACGGACATCAGAGCTGGCGGGCATCACCACGCTTGATGACCCCTTGG GGCAAATGCCGGAGCGTTTTGATGCCTTCATCTGCTACTGCCCCAGCGATATCCAGTTTGTTCAGGAGATGATCCGGCAGCTGGAACAGACAGATTACCGGCTGAAGTTGTGTGTGTCTGATCGCGATGTCCTCCCTGGCACCTGTGTCTGGTCCATCGCCAGTGAGCTCATTGAGAAGAG GTGCCGCcggatggtggtggtggtctcTGATGATTACCTGCAAAGCAAGGAATGTGACTTCCAGACTAAGTTTGCGCTCAGCCTCTCTCCCG GTGCCCATCAGAAGCGACTGATCCCCATCAAGTACAAGGCAATGAAGAAAGAGTTCCCCAGCATCCTGCGGTTCATCACTGTCTGCGACTACACCAACCCTTGCACCAAGTCCTGGTTCTGGACCCGCCTTGCCAAggccctgtccctgccctga
- the ACAA1 gene encoding 3-ketoacyl-CoA thiolase, peroxisomal has protein sequence MRRLQVVLGHLTGRPGSGWEPAPQAAPCWSGAQPVSADDVVVVHGRRTAIGRGGRGGFKDTTPDELLSAVMTAVLRDVKLSPAQLGDICVGNVLQPGAGAIMARIAQFLSDIPETVPLSTVNRQCSSGLQAVANIAGGIRNGSYDIGMACGVESMSLADRGNPGNITSRLVEKEKARDCLIPMGITSENVAERFGISREKQDTFALASQQKAARAQSKGCFRAEIVPVTTTVHDDKGTERSITVAQDEGIRPNTTMEGLAKLKPAFKKGGSTTAGNSSQVSDGAAALLLARRSKAEELGLPILGVLRSYAVVGVPPDIMGIGPACAIPVALQKAGLTVNDVDIFEINEAFASQAVYCVEKLGLPPEKVNPLGGAVALGHPLGCTGARQVITLLNELKRRGKRAYGVVSMCIGTGMGAAAVFEYPGN, from the exons ATGCGTAGGTTGCAGGTAGTGCTCGGGCACCTGACGGGCAGGCCCGGTTCGGGTTGGGAGCCGGCGCCGCAGGCCGCGCCGTGCTGGAGCGGCGCTCAGCCGGTGTCGGCCGACGACGTGGTGGTAGTGCACGGGCGGCGCACCGCCATTGGCCGAGGGGGCCGCGGCGGCTTCAAG GACACCACCCCCGACGAGCTTCTCTCTGCCGTCATGACCGCGGTTCTCCGAGACGTCAAGCTGAGCCCTGCCCAGCTGGGGGACATCTGCGTGG GAAATGTGCTTCAGCCGGGGGCCGGAGCAATCATGGCCCGAATTGCCCAGTTTCTGAG TGACATCCCAGAGACTGTGCCTTTGTCCACTGTCAATAGACAGTGTTCGTCTGGGCTCCAGGCAGTGGCCAACATAGCTG GTGGCATCAGAAATGGGTCTTATGACATTGGCATGGCTTGTGG GGTAGAGTCCATGTCCCTGGCTGACAGAGGGAACCCCGGAAATATCACTTCACGCTTGGTGGAGAAGGAGAAGGCCAGAGATTGCCTGATTCCTATGGG GATAACTTCAGAGAATGTAGCCGAGCGGTTTGGCATTTCACGGGAGAAGCAGGATACCTTTGCCCTGGCTTCCCAGCAAAA GGCCGCCAGAGCCCAGAGCAAGGGCTGTTTCCGAGCTGAGATCGTGCCTGTGACCACCACGGTCCATGATGACAAGGGGACCGAGAGGAGCATCACCGTGGCCCAGGATGAGGGTATCCGCCCCAACACCACCATGGAGGGCCTGGCCAAACTGAAGCCTGCCTTCAAGAAGGGCGGCTCTACCACGGCTG GAAACTCTAGTCAGGTGAGTGATGGGGCAGCTGCCCTCCTGCTGGCCCGGAGATCCAAGGCAGAAGAGTTGGGCCTTCCCATCCTTGGGGTCCTGAGGTCCTATGCAGTGGTTGGGGTCCCACCTGACATCATGGGCATCGGACCTGCCTGTGCCATTCCTGTAGCTTTGCAAAAAGCAG GGCTGACAGTGAATGACGTGGACATCTTTGAGATCAATGAGGCCTTCGCAAGCCAG gcTGTCTACTGTGTGGAGAAGCTGGGACTCCCCCCCGAGAAGGTGAACCCTCTGGGGGGTGCGGTGGCCTTGGGTCACCCACTGGGCTGCACTGGAGCTCGACAGGTCATCACGCTCCTCAACGAACTAAAGCGCCGCGGGAAGAG GGCATACGGGGTGGTGTCCATGTGCATCGGGACCGGGATGGGAGCCGCTGCCGTCTTTGAATACCCTGGAAACTGA